The segment TCGGCTGTGGCATTTTGTTCTTCAGTACTGGCCGATACTTCTTCCACGACGGCGGCATTCTCCTCGGCTACTGCGGCGATGGACTGGATGTTGTTACTGATGCCTTGGGCATGGTTGTTCACCTGTTCAGCGAAGCTGGCTATTTCTTGTATGCTCTCGGTCACACTATTCACGGCTTTAGAAATCTGACCGAAGACCTGGTTGGCCTGATCAGCGGCGGTCTGCTGGGCTTCGATGACGGCGTAAGACTTATCAACTTCATTGGCTGCCTTGCGGGCACCGGCTTGGATCTTGTCAATGATCAGCCCGATCTCTTCAGCGGCATGGGCGGATCCCTCGGCTAGCTTACGGACCTCTTCGGCCACCACCGCGAATCCGCGCCCATGCTCTCCAGCGCGGGCGGCTTCTATGGCCGCATTGAGTGCTAGTAGATTGGTTTGATCGGCGATCTGCGAAATGGTCTCCAAGATTTGCCCTACTTCCTGGGCTTGTTGGACCATACTATGCACTGCCTGGGCTACATTTTGTGCGGCCGCCCGGTTCTCCTGCATTTTCTGGTTTTGGTTTTCCATCGCTTTCAGCCCGTCTCCGACTAAGCTCTCGGTTTGCTGGGAAGCCTGGGCTACGGCATCGATCCTAGTGGTGGTTTCCTGGATAGCGTCGGTAATACGATTAACCATATCTGCCATGTTTTGGGCCTGGCTGGCCTGATCGTTGGCACCGCTGGTCATTTCCTGAATCGCGGTGCTTACTTGTTGGATCGATTTCTGAGCTTCTTCGGTACTGGTGCTGAGCTCTTCGGCATGAGCGGATACCGCTTGGGCGCTACTGGAGATTTTACCGATCAGGCTGCGCAAGGCAGTGGCCATGGCGTTAAAGCTCGCAGCCAGGCGGCCAATCTCGTCCCGGGAATTGCTTTGCACTTGAATGGTCAAATCGCCGGCAGCCAACTGGTCGGCTGCGCTTACCAGCCTGGCTATGGGCCGGACGATGCTTCTGGCCACTACCAGTGAAACCAATGTGACCAGGGCGGCAATAATAACCATAGCTACTATGAGCTGGCGGGTCAGGGTTTGCACCTGGGCTAAAGCCTCGGAGGTGTTTTGCTCCAATATCAAGCCCCATCCCAAATCCGGTATTACCGTGGTATAGGCTCCCACCACCTCATTTCCGTTCTGGTCGGCGTAAATGCCATGCCCGGACTGGCCTTGTTTCAGCTCATTCCAAGCGGCGGTTTCAACTTTTTGTTTTAAAACCAGGGCGTAATTATTTCCAGGCGCGGTCAGGAAATAGCCATCCTTATTTACCATAAAGACCTTTCCGGTTTGTCCCAATTGGGCATTGCCAACAATTTGATTCAGGGACTTGCTGCTGATGGTAGCTGCTAGCACCGCGGCTATTTCCCCGGCTTGGTTTTTCACTGGAGCGGCAACTGCGTAGATAGGGTTGCCGGTACTCTTGGAGAACATCATGTCGCTTATGGCCGGCTTGCCCTGTAGGGCATCTTTAAAACAGGGGAGATCGGCGTAAGAGATACCGCTTTCTCCGGCGCTATTGATGATGAGGTTGCCTTGCTTGTCAAGGAGCAAGATGGTCTCATAAGTTTCGTCGCTGCCGATTATTGCCTTGAAAAAGGGAAGGATGCGTTTCGGGTCTAGGGAGGTTACGGTATCTGACAATGCCCACTGGGCTACGCTCTTTTGCTGGTCCTGCAAACCCTGGCGAACGGAATTAGCCTGCTTTTCGGCAGAACCGGCCAGCTGGTCCTTGGTCTTTTCCATGAGGGCGGCGCTGGTGTTTTGGTTGATGACTACAGTCAATATGGCTAAGGGGATGACGGTAAGAAGGAGGAGGGTGATGGTCAGTCGCATGACTAAGCTAGATCTCTTGCGTGTGCCCACTTCTTTGCATACT is part of the Clostridia bacterium genome and harbors:
- a CDS encoding methyl-accepting chemotaxis protein produces the protein MGTRKRSSLVMRLTITLLLLTVIPLAILTVVINQNTSAALMEKTKDQLAGSAEKQANSVRQGLQDQQKSVAQWALSDTVTSLDPKRILPFFKAIIGSDETYETILLLDKQGNLIINSAGESGISYADLPCFKDALQGKPAISDMMFSKSTGNPIYAVAAPVKNQAGEIAAVLAATISSKSLNQIVGNAQLGQTGKVFMVNKDGYFLTAPGNNYALVLKQKVETAAWNELKQGQSGHGIYADQNGNEVVGAYTTVIPDLGWGLILEQNTSEALAQVQTLTRQLIVAMVIIAALVTLVSLVVARSIVRPIARLVSAADQLAAGDLTIQVQSNSRDEIGRLAASFNAMATALRSLIGKISSSAQAVSAHAEELSTSTEEAQKSIQQVSTAIQEMTSGANDQASQAQNMADMVNRITDAIQETTTRIDAVAQASQQTESLVGDGLKAMENQNQKMQENRAAAQNVAQAVHSMVQQAQEVGQILETISQIADQTNLLALNAAIEAARAGEHGRGFAVVAEEVRKLAEGSAHAAEEIGLIIDKIQAGARKAANEVDKSYAVIEAQQTAADQANQVFGQISKAVNSVTESIQEIASFAEQVNNHAQGISNNIQSIAAVAEENAAVVEEVSASTEEQNATAEEIAASAQSLAQLALELQEAVAQFKLS